CCGTGAGCCTGCCTCCGCCGCGCGGCCCCTTGCGCGGGGACGACTCCGGCGGAGGAGCGCCGCCGGCCCCCTGGGGCATCGGGGGCACCATCCTCGGCATCCTCACCGTCTTCTTCCTGATGGTCGTCACCGGCGGGCTTCTCGCGCTCGCGGTGGAGACCGACCGCGTGGAGGCGGCGCCTTTGGCGGTGCGCTACGCGATGATCGCCGTGTTCCAGTTGATCCTGATCGCCGTTCCGATCGGGGCTGCCGTGTTGACGGGTGGCGGCCCCGCCGCGCTCGGCCTCCGCCGCTACGAGTGGCGCGGGCTGGCGGAAGGGGCGCTCCTCGGGGCCGCGCTCGTGGCGGTGAGCGCGGTCTACTCGGCCGGCATGGAACGGCTGGCCCCGGAACTGTACCGCGCGATGGCGGAAGAACAGCGGCAACAGCTCGAGCTCCTGGACGGCCCCCTACCGCTCCTGCTGTTCTTCGTGCTCGTCATGGCGCCGTTCGGAGAGGAGATCTTCTTCCGCGGATTCGTCTTCACCGGGCTGAGAAGCCGCCTGGGGTTCCCCCTCGCCTCCGGACTCTCGGCGGCCCTGTTCGCCGCCGCGCACGTCATGCCCCTGTCGATCCCCGTGCTGTTCGCGGTCGGCCTGGGCACGGCGGCGATGATGGAGCGTCACGGGAGCCTCGCCGTCTGCCTCGTCACGCACGCGGCGTTCAATCTGGCGTCCCTTCTCCTCGAGAATCTCCTCTGACCGGCCCGCCTTCGCGCGGAAAACCGCGCAGAACCGCGCGCTGGTCCCGGTAGATCGCCCGCGCCGCGACGTAGTCCCGGTGCGTCAGCCCGAGCTCCTCGGCGATCTCCCGCACGACCGCCTCCTCGTCGGTGGTCACGGTGCCGTCGGCCGCGGCGACCGCGAACAGGCAGGCGAGCAGGCGCCGCTTGTCCTCGGCACCGGCGAGGTCACGGAGCTGTCGCGTGACGAGAAAGTCCTCCGTGCCGGCGAACAGCTCCCCCTGGACGCGGGCGATCTCGACCGCCAGCGCCGCCTGGGACCCGGGAAGCCCGCCCACGCGTGCGACGAGGTCGGTCATCCGGGCGATCTCGTCCTCGGTCACCTTCCTGTCGGCCCGCGCGACGCGACCGAGGACGTAGGCGAACGCCGCCACGAAGCGCGCCCTTTCGGGAGGAAGCTTCTCCAGCTCGCGGGCGATCCGGCGCACCGTCTCGGTTTCGTCGGGATCCCGGGCCCGCCCACCCAGCCCCAGGCGCTCAAGCAGTCCCATCGCCTCCCTCCTTCCGGCCGAGGCGGTCCAGCCGGGCGCGGTAACGGTCCCGATCGAAGGCCCCCTTCGTTTCCAGCATGGCCGACAGCTCCCGCACGAAGACGCGGAGCAGGGTGTGGACCGCCTCGTGGCGATCGACCCCGGCGGCCGTCAGGCGCGCGAGCGCCTCGGCAGCCTCCGGCGGCTCCCCCGTGTCGACCTGCTGCTCGATCATGTCGTGGAGCGTGATGTGCAGGAACGGGTTCTCGCCCTCGTCCGGCTCGGCACCTTCCCAGAAGGGGCGGTACTCGGGGTGGGCCTCGAGGAGTTCGAGCAAGCGCCGCTCCCCCGGCCTGAGCGCCTCGCGGTCGTCGCGGCGCGACCAGAGGCGGCGCAACGCCTCTCGGCCGGCCCGGGCGACCGATCGCAGGGCGCGCGGATCGAGGGGATCTCCGCTCACGGCTCCGGCTCCACGTCGCGCACCAGCGGATAGGCCGACGGCGTTCCCGAGCGGGCGAGCCTCGGCCGGTCCCGCTCGAAGAGCAGCCAGGAGGCCCACCGGTACCGGTCCAGCATCTTCACCAGGCGGACGAGCGCCCCTGGCTCGAGGGCGTCGGCGAAACCGAGGAGCCGGCCGTCGGGGGTGCGGGTCGCCAGCGCCAGCGCCGGCTCGTCGCTCGCGGCGACGCCGGCCGCCGCGAGCGCCCGGTCGCCGAGCCGCGCGCCCGCCGGCAGCGGAAAGAGCCCCGCCGCCTTCGGGGCCGGTCGGCCGAGAAGCCACACCCGGTGCGCCCGCCCGAGCACCTCCTCGTCGAGCGACGTGTCGCCCATCACCGGAGCTCCCGGTGCGAGGACGGCCGCCGCCGCGCGGGCGGCGCCCGCCAGAACGTCCCCCCTCCCCGATCCGATCACGACGAGGTCGGCTCCCCCCTCCAGCAGATCGCCGAACAGGACCGGGAGTTCCCCCGGTTCCAGGCGGCGCAGGGTATCCGCGTCGGGGTCGACCGCCACTCTCCGGGGAGGAAAGGGGGGCCCCACCCTCAGCCGCACGCGCCCGTCGACCAATAGCGCTTCCCGCCGCACCCGCTGGCCCTCCGGCCCGATCACCTCGACCGGGACGTGCAGGCGCCAAGGGCCGTCGGCCTGGATCCTGATCTCGAGCGGCCGCCGGGCGCGCACGGGTAGAAGCCGCAGCGCCGGGGCGCCGGCTCGGTTCACCCACTGGTCGAAGAACCAGCCGAGCGGGCGCCCGGAGGTCCGCTCGAAAGCCCGCCGCAGGTCGGCCCAGCCCGCCTCCCCCCGGCCGTGCTCCGCCAGGAAGATCCGCAGCGCCTCGCGGAAGGCTGCGTCCCCCACTTCCCGCCGCAGCATGTGGAAGACCATCGCCCCGCGCACGGCGTTCAGCTCTCCTGCCGCGCCTCCTGCCTCCGGTCCGATCTCCGCGAGCGGCCGCTCCACCCCGGCGGCGAGCAGCCGCTCGTGGCGCTCGCGCCACTCGCGGCGCAGGCGCGCGTCGGCCGGGGGGTCGCGCAGCGCCGCCTCTTCGTGCGCTCCGGTGTAGAGCGCGAGGGGACGCGCCCAGTCGCCCGAACCCGGTGCCACGAAGACGCCCTGTCCCCACCAGTCCGCGGCGAGCGCCCGGGCGATCCGCTCCCGCGCCGCGAGCGGGTCCTTGAGCGCGTCGGCGCCGAGGAGGAGCACGCCCGGGGTGCCGCTGTCGATGTCGAACGGTGCGGCGACGAGCGTCACCTCCGGCCAGGGGTGCGGTCCGAAGCTCGACGTCATCCGCTCCACGAGCCGCGCGAAGAACTCCAGGCTCGCGGTGATCCCGGTCCGCGACGCCCCGGGATCGAACGCCAGCCGGCACCGGATCCCGCGCTGCCGGCGCGAGACCTCCTC
The sequence above is drawn from the Acidobacteriota bacterium genome and encodes:
- a CDS encoding CPBP family intramembrane metalloprotease is translated as VSLPPPRGPLRGDDSGGGAPPAPWGIGGTILGILTVFFLMVVTGGLLALAVETDRVEAAPLAVRYAMIAVFQLILIAVPIGAAVLTGGGPAALGLRRYEWRGLAEGALLGAALVAVSAVYSAGMERLAPELYRAMAEEQRQQLELLDGPLPLLLFFVLVMAPFGEEIFFRGFVFTGLRSRLGFPLASGLSAALFAAAHVMPLSIPVLFAVGLGTAAMMERHGSLAVCLVTHAAFNLASLLLENLL
- a CDS encoding TerB family tellurite resistance protein yields the protein MGLLERLGLGGRARDPDETETVRRIARELEKLPPERARFVAAFAYVLGRVARADRKVTEDEIARMTDLVARVGGLPGSQAALAVEIARVQGELFAGTEDFLVTRQLRDLAGAEDKRRLLACLFAVAAADGTVTTDEEAVVREIAEELGLTHRDYVAARAIYRDQRAVLRGFPREGGPVRGDSRGEGTPD
- a CDS encoding DUF1841 family protein; this translates as MGEGGRSGGRRPRGGGRPRTGSSGDGRHVARRGGARAGAPGVASRPTGPEGGGALSAAGGRAARRPGARGGRRRRERRAGAGAGDPHPRRPAPRFRRRPRARGARPPGEDAGPVPVGLLAALRAGPAEARPLGNAVGLSAGARRGAGAVSGDPLDPRALRSVARAGREALRRLWSRRDDREALRPGERRLLELLEAHPEYRPFWEGAEPDEGENPFLHITLHDMIEQQVDTGEPPEAAEALARLTAAGVDRHEAVHTLLRVFVRELSAMLETKGAFDRDRYRARLDRLGRKEGGDGTA